The genomic region GGTGCGTGAGGTGGTTGCGGAGTTCACGCGCGCGCACCCGCAGCGACGGATCGCCGCACGCATCGCTGCGGACCGCACCTGCGTGACCGCGGAGCGTCGTCACGTGGAGCGGGTGCTGCGCAACCTCCTGTCGAACGCCCTGCGCTACTCCACCGGCCCCGTAGAGGTCGGGCTCGGAGGGGACCCGCACGAGGTGGTCATCGCGGTGCGGGACCAGGGGCGGGGGATCCCAGAGCACGTCCAACGGCGGCTGTTCGCGAGGGTCCGGGACGTGCGCGACGAGGACGGGGCGGCCGGACTCGGGCTGTTCGTCTGTCGGCTCCTGGTCGAGGCCCACGGTGGTCGCGCGTTCCTCGTCGTCGAGGAGGCCGTCGATGGCGAAGAGCTCGAGCGGTGTCTGCGGCATGGTGCGTTCCTTGCGGTGTCGGGGCGGATCAGGTGAAGGCGCTGACGCCGGTCTCGGCGCGGCCGATGAGGAGCTTCTGGATCTGGCTGGTGC from Actinomycetota bacterium harbors:
- a CDS encoding sensor histidine kinase codes for the protein MQGGELLAIAENDLRSHLSTARGFIELLRQRWDEVPEQDRKRSVERAAHQLSLLSGLLNDLLEIAVSHARLEEERRVTCDLEPLVREVVAEFTRAHPQRRIAARIAADRTCVTAERRHVERVLRNLLSNALRYSTGPVEVGLGGDPHEVVIAVRDQGRGIPEHVQRRLFARVRDVRDEDGAAGLGLFVCRLLVEAHGGRAFLVVEEAVDGEELERCLRHGAFLAVSGRIR